Proteins encoded by one window of Hyla sarda isolate aHylSar1 unplaced genomic scaffold, aHylSar1.hap1 scaffold_1143, whole genome shotgun sequence:
- the LOC130301973 gene encoding zinc finger protein 260-like isoform X5, protein MDIKVEVIDEEEEETGVMADQQYAIRNPPERCPRPLYSQDCPEGNVPEKHQGEDLMDIKVEVIDDEEEETDFRANQQHGYRGGDVFIPCVFPTDGVMDRNPPERCPRPLYSQDCPEGNVPEKHQGGDLTNNKVEDEEERMRGHHPCMREVKEEIPGGVTPEHPYLYFHKNVLSLNYKAEDDLVPHSPGDLLTLNEDPEGSQRNECGKQFIKSSGLTHRRINKRTKPYTCCQCGKCFAGKKTFLKHQQNHGRKTPYPCPVCGKYISLKSNLVKHLRIHTGEKPYSCSVCGKCFANKSNHIRHERSHTEDKPFPCSECGKSFISRQHLEKHERTHTGEKPFACSECGKCFTTKTSLVKHERGHTEDRPYPCSECGKSFTTNSHLVKHVRIHTGEKPYPCSECGKSFITKDRLKVHQRFHTGEKPFTCSECGKCFSSKSNLVKHERSHSIDKQFPCLDCGKCFLSKSNLVIHQRIHTGEKPFPCSECGKGFYTKDKLRVHERIHTGEKPYPCSECGKCFTSKSHLVSHKRIHDGEKPYSCSQCGKCYTSKSHLVNHMRSHTGEKPFLCLKCGKCFMTNSDLIRHERCHTGDKPYSCSECRKSYTSNSHLVNHKRIHTGEKPYSCSQCGKYFTDKSNLTRHERSHMAEKLFICSECGKCFITEAKLDDHQRRHTGEKPYICSDCGKCFLEKSSLARHERSHTGEKPYPCSACGKSFTDKSNLVRHRKIHERNMSENGL, encoded by the exons ATGCCAtcagaaatccacccgagaggtgtccccgccctctgtattcccaggactgtccggagggaaatgtcccagagaagcatcag GGTGAAGATCTGATGGATATTAAAGTTGAGGTTATAGATGATGAAGAAGAGGAAACGGATTTCAGGGCCAATCAGCAGC atggatatagaggaggtgatgtattcattccctgtgtgttccctacagatggagtcatggatagaaatccacccgagaggtgtccccgccctctgtattcccaggactgtccagagggaaatgttccagagaagcatcag gggggagatctgactaataataaagtggaggatgaagaagagaggatgaggggccatcacccgtgtatgagggaagtgaaggaggaaattccaggaggtgttaccccag AACATCCTTATTTATACTTCCATAAAAACGTATTATCCTTGAATTATAAAGCAGAAGATGATCTTGTGCCGCACTCTCCAGGAGACCTCCTCACCCTTAATGAAGATCCAGAGGGTTCCCAAAGAAATGAATGTGGGaaacaatttataaaaagctCAGGTCTTACACACAGAAGAATTAACAAACGAACAAAGCCGTATACATGCTgtcagtgtgggaaatgttttgccgggaaaaaaacttttcttaAGCATCAACAAAATCATGGACGAAAGACGCCGTATCCATGTCCAGTATGTGGGAAATATATTTCATTAAAATCAAATCTAGTAAAACAtttgagaattcacacaggagagaagccgtattcgtgttcagtatgtgggaaatgttttgcaaaTAAATCAAATCATATTAGACATGAAAGAAGTCACACAGAAGATAAGCcgtttccatgttcagaatgtgggaaaagttttatATCAAGACAACATCTTGAAAAACATGAGCGAactcacactggagagaagccatttgcatgttcagaatgtggcaaatgttttacAACAAAAACAAGTCTTGTGAAACATGAGAGAGGTCACACCGAAGACAGACCgtatccatgttcagaatgtggaaaaagtTTTACAACAAACTCTCATCTTGTAAAACAtgtgagaattcacacaggagagaagccgtatccatgttcagaatgtgggaaaagttttatTACTAAAGACAGACTCAAGGTTCATCAGAgatttcacacaggagagaaaccatttacatgttcagaatgcgggaaatgttttTCATCAAAATCAAATCTTGTCAAACATGAGAGAAGTCACTCAATAGATAAACAATTTCCATGTTTAGATTGTGGGAAGTGTTTTTTAtcaaaatcaaatcttgttatacaccagagaattcacacaggagagaagccgtttccatgttcagaatgtggaaaaggtTTTTACACTAAAGACAAACTCAGGgtccatgagagaattcacacaggggagaaaccatatccatgttcagaatgtgggaaatgttttacatcaAAATCACATCTTGTAAGTCATAAGAGAATTCATGATGGAgaaaagccgtattcatgttcacaatgtggaaaatgttatacATCAAAATCACATCTTGTAAATCAtatgagaagtcacacaggagagaagccatttttatgtttaaaatgtggaaaatgttttatgaCTAATTCAGATCTTATTAGACACGAGAGATGTCACACAGGAGataagccgtattcatgttcagaatgtagaaaAAGTTATACATCAAATTCACATCTTGTAAATCataagagaattcatacaggagagaagccgtattcatgttcacaatgtggcAAATATTTCACAGATAAGTCAAATCTTAccagacatgagagaagtcacatgGCAGAAAAGCTATTTATATgttcagagtgtgggaaatgttttattactGAAGCAAAACTCGACGATCATCAGAGAAGGCAtacaggagagaaaccatataTATGTTCAgattgtgggaaatgttttctaGAAAAATCAAGTCTTGCtagacatgagagaagtcacacaggagaaaagccgtaTCCATGTTCAGCATGTGGGAAAAGTTTTACAGACAAGTCAAATCTAGTTAGACATAGGAAAATACATGAGAGAAACATGAGCGAAAATGGTTTATAA
- the LOC130301973 gene encoding zinc finger protein 260-like isoform X4, which yields MADQQYGVFDRNPPERCPRPLYSQDCPEGNVPENHQGEDLMDIKVEVIDEEEEETGVMADQQYAIRNPPERCPRPLYSQDCPEGNVPEKHQGEDLMDIKVEVIDDEEEETDFRANQQHGYRGGDVFIPCVFPTDGVMDRNPPERCPRPLYSQDCPEGNVPEKHQGGDLTNNKVEDEEERMRGHHPCMREVKEEIPGGVTPEHPYLYFHKNVLSLNYKAEDDLVPHSPGDLLTLNEDPEGSQRNECGKQFIKSSGLTHRRINKRTKPYTCCQCGKCFAGKKTFLKHQQNHGRKTPYPCPVCGKYISLKSNLVKHLRIHTGEKPYSCSVCGKCFANKSNHIRHERSHTEDKPFPCSECGKSFISRQHLEKHERTHTGEKPFACSECGKCFTTKTSLVKHERGHTEDRPYPCSECGKSFTTNSHLVKHVRIHTGEKPYPCSECGKSFITKDRLKVHQRFHTGEKPFTCSECGKCFSSKSNLVKHERSHSIDKQFPCLDCGKCFLSKSNLVIHQRIHTGEKPFPCSECGKGFYTKDKLRVHERIHTGEKPYPCSECGKCFTSKSHLVSHKRIHDGEKPYSCSQCGKCYTSKSHLVNHMRSHTGEKPFLCLKCGKCFMTNSDLIRHERCHTGDKPYSCSECRKSYTSNSHLVNHKRIHTGEKPYSCSQCGKYFTDKSNLTRHERSHMAEKLFICSECGKCFITEAKLDDHQRRHTGEKPYICSDCGKCFLEKSSLARHERSHTGEKPYPCSACGKSFTDKSNLVRHRKIHERNMSENGL from the exons ATGCCAtcagaaatccacccgagaggtgtccccgccctctgtattcccaggactgtccggagggaaatgtcccagagaagcatcag GGTGAAGATCTGATGGATATTAAAGTTGAGGTTATAGATGATGAAGAAGAGGAAACGGATTTCAGGGCCAATCAGCAGC atggatatagaggaggtgatgtattcattccctgtgtgttccctacagatggagtcatggatagaaatccacccgagaggtgtccccgccctctgtattcccaggactgtccagagggaaatgttccagagaagcatcag gggggagatctgactaataataaagtggaggatgaagaagagaggatgaggggccatcacccgtgtatgagggaagtgaaggaggaaattccaggaggtgttaccccag AACATCCTTATTTATACTTCCATAAAAACGTATTATCCTTGAATTATAAAGCAGAAGATGATCTTGTGCCGCACTCTCCAGGAGACCTCCTCACCCTTAATGAAGATCCAGAGGGTTCCCAAAGAAATGAATGTGGGaaacaatttataaaaagctCAGGTCTTACACACAGAAGAATTAACAAACGAACAAAGCCGTATACATGCTgtcagtgtgggaaatgttttgccgggaaaaaaacttttcttaAGCATCAACAAAATCATGGACGAAAGACGCCGTATCCATGTCCAGTATGTGGGAAATATATTTCATTAAAATCAAATCTAGTAAAACAtttgagaattcacacaggagagaagccgtattcgtgttcagtatgtgggaaatgttttgcaaaTAAATCAAATCATATTAGACATGAAAGAAGTCACACAGAAGATAAGCcgtttccatgttcagaatgtgggaaaagttttatATCAAGACAACATCTTGAAAAACATGAGCGAactcacactggagagaagccatttgcatgttcagaatgtggcaaatgttttacAACAAAAACAAGTCTTGTGAAACATGAGAGAGGTCACACCGAAGACAGACCgtatccatgttcagaatgtggaaaaagtTTTACAACAAACTCTCATCTTGTAAAACAtgtgagaattcacacaggagagaagccgtatccatgttcagaatgtgggaaaagttttatTACTAAAGACAGACTCAAGGTTCATCAGAgatttcacacaggagagaaaccatttacatgttcagaatgcgggaaatgttttTCATCAAAATCAAATCTTGTCAAACATGAGAGAAGTCACTCAATAGATAAACAATTTCCATGTTTAGATTGTGGGAAGTGTTTTTTAtcaaaatcaaatcttgttatacaccagagaattcacacaggagagaagccgtttccatgttcagaatgtggaaaaggtTTTTACACTAAAGACAAACTCAGGgtccatgagagaattcacacaggggagaaaccatatccatgttcagaatgtgggaaatgttttacatcaAAATCACATCTTGTAAGTCATAAGAGAATTCATGATGGAgaaaagccgtattcatgttcacaatgtggaaaatgttatacATCAAAATCACATCTTGTAAATCAtatgagaagtcacacaggagagaagccatttttatgtttaaaatgtggaaaatgttttatgaCTAATTCAGATCTTATTAGACACGAGAGATGTCACACAGGAGataagccgtattcatgttcagaatgtagaaaAAGTTATACATCAAATTCACATCTTGTAAATCataagagaattcatacaggagagaagccgtattcatgttcacaatgtggcAAATATTTCACAGATAAGTCAAATCTTAccagacatgagagaagtcacatgGCAGAAAAGCTATTTATATgttcagagtgtgggaaatgttttattactGAAGCAAAACTCGACGATCATCAGAGAAGGCAtacaggagagaaaccatataTATGTTCAgattgtgggaaatgttttctaGAAAAATCAAGTCTTGCtagacatgagagaagtcacacaggagaaaagccgtaTCCATGTTCAGCATGTGGGAAAAGTTTTACAGACAAGTCAAATCTAGTTAGACATAGGAAAATACATGAGAGAAACATGAGCGAAAATGGTTTATAA